One window of Branchiostoma lanceolatum isolate klBraLanc5 chromosome 6, klBraLanc5.hap2, whole genome shotgun sequence genomic DNA carries:
- the LOC136437119 gene encoding uncharacterized protein → MGCGSSKATQTVVNVATATRAESTKKIHTVEKETPAQNKASTNDEEYGNGAHQGRDEKTEEQQPMEEPLLQPALQELDAANAEDPDDNAVPSVTTTTDQDTEEPLQIDTPAQQDTANVEEHSDKTKDDKLKSTEESVQIKVCGHQINVNPHKTVDTISTLSEREGWLTTCSMCGTKDDVIVVPAMTMTSDGLMTYDVESADGEVTHVVCKPKPYSDEDAYARLDAHAVNVSC, encoded by the exons ATGGGCTGCGGGTCATCCAAAGCCACGCAGACTGTGGTGAACGTAGCAACAGCTACACGGGCTGAATCTACTAAGAAGATCCACACGGTAGAAAAAGAGACGCCAGCGCAG AACAAGGCCTCAACGAATGATGAAGAATACGGCAACGGTGCACACCAAGGCAGAGATGAGAAAACGGAGGAACAACAGCCTATGGAGGAACCATTACTGCAGCCTGCTTTGCAG GAGCTCGATGCAGCGAATGCCGAGGACCCCGACGACAATGCTGTACCCAGTGTGACTACGACGACGGATCAGGACACAGAAGAACCACTTCAAATAGATACACCTGCTCAACAG GATACAGCGAACGTTGAAGAGCACAGCGACAAAACAAAGGATGACAAGCTTAAGAGTACTGAAGAATCGGTTCAGATCAAGGTATGTGGTCACCAAATAAATGTGAATCCTCATAAAACTGTTGACACTATATCTACATTAT CTGAACGTGAAGGCTGGCTGACCACGTGCAGCATGTGTGGGACCAAGGATGACGTCATTGTCGTCCCAGCGATGACGATGACGTCAGATGGCCTGATGACGTACGACGTTGAATCAGCAGACGGCGAGGTGACCCATGTCGTTTGCAAGCCTAAGCCGTACTCAGATGAGGACGCATACGCGCGGCTGGACGCGCATGCCGTAAATGTGAGTT GCTGA
- the LOC136437486 gene encoding uncharacterized protein, translating into MWEGNKDEICDDQDEEPKPQTDGDQEDSKDEKGPKSPTDEEQNDRRDEDESKPATNEEQGGPRDEEITKPSTEEGEDESRNEAEPKPSTDGEHGSSRFEEEAKNPTNGEQDVKTNDEIETPADVEQNEKEPNSLTDEEDDSPDEKESELSADEEDDSKAEEEPESPTDEEEDKSRNEEEAKSPKDGQEEAYKVVLRQHQATIEAEMSPKKVIPRLEQEGFVDDEEARELLLMAPENLPEVNRNILTVVTREGEDAFVVLRDVMEETGQNQILELIQHVEVETPPDDSAERVKRKLRDAMKARNSKRLRNAIAEYKELGLSPKEPIYKEAKKRLEVLEKLLTHRHAILKMESKTVSEIRGYNRPPAAVQQVMTATFLLLGNSKKETKGWKSLQALMGKTGKESLKQRVKKFEPNDVPLNKVAQARRGAKGLEQRGRPWRQCGGGNILRMGDRNDC; encoded by the exons ATGTGGGAAGGCAACAAAGATGAGATCTGCGACGATCAAGATGAGGAACCAAAACCTCAAACGGACGGAGATCAAGAGGATTCAAAAGACGAAAAGGGGCCAAAGAGTCCAACTGATGAAGAACAAAATGACCGAAGAGATGAAGATGAGTCAAAGCCTGCTACCAATGAAGAACAAGGTGGCCCAAGAGATGAAGAGATCACGAAGCCTTCAACTGAGGAGGGAGAAGATGAGTCAAGAAACGAGGCGGAGCCAAAGCCCTCAACTGATGGAGAACACGGTAGCTCAAGATTTGAAGAGGAGGCAAAGAATCCAACTAATGGAGAACAAGATGTTAAAACAAATGATGAGATAGAGACTCCAGCTGATGTAGAGCAAAACGAAAAAGAGCCAAACTCCTTAACTGATGAAGAGGATGACTCACCAGACGAAAAAGAGTCAGAGCTTTCAGCTGATGAAGAAGATGACTCAAAAGCTGAAGAGGAGCCAGAGTCTCCaactgatgaagaagaagataaATCAAGAAATGAAGAGGAGGCAAAGTCGCCAAAAGATGGACAAGAAGAAGCCTACAAGGTCGTGTTGAGACAACACCAGGCTACAATCGAGGCAGAGATGAGCCCAAAAAAAGTCATACCGAGGCTAGAACAGGAAGGATTCGTCGACGATGAAGAGGCAAGGGAGTTGCTGCTGATGGCGCCGGAAAACCTCCCGGAAGTGAACAGGAACATCCTAACG GTTGTCACTCGAGAAGGAGAGGACGCATTCGTCGTACTCCGTGACGTCATGGAGGAAACCGGTCAAAACCAGATCCTAGAACTGATCCAACACGTGGAGGTGGAAACCCCTCCTGACGATTCAG CTGAACGGGTCAAGAGGAAGCTGCGAGACGCCATGAAAGCTAGGAACAGCAAAAGACTCCGGAATGCCATCGCTGAGTACAAGGAACTAGGCCTCAGCCCGAAGGAACCCATCTACAAGGAAGCAAAGAAGAGGTTGGAAGTCTTGGAAAAACTCCTGACGCACCGACACGCCATCCTTAAGATGGAGTCAAAGACCGTGTCTGAGATCAGAGGATACAACCGCCCCCCTGCGGCTGTCCAGCAGGTCATGACTGCCACATTCCTCCTTCTCGGCAACAGCAAGAAAGAGACAAAG GGATGGAAATCCCTACAGGCCCTTATGGGCAAGACTGGCAAAGAGAGTTTAAAGCAACGAGTGAAGAAGTTCGAACCAAATGACGTTCCACTCAACAAAGTAGCTCAGGCTAGAAGGGGAGCTAAAGGGCTTGAGCAGAGAGGACGTCCATGGCGTCAGTGCGGGGGCGGCAACATTCTTCGTATGG GTGACAGGAATGATTGCTGA
- the LOC136437243 gene encoding uncharacterized protein — translation MTCSLQQIIKGKPAKVIFKPKTYIDNSTFERLDEYALSAPQSLNNDFKKLVAFLTKQAETELETVRAMFCWVAGQDVNNMTFPETVGDGSPDWFLKEMKEKMMTDLYPGLFNKLCRLAGIQCHVVDGYVKTKHQPPGTRFQDTTPNGKWNIVLIDGCWGIIDTHLGSTNTLNTEHQEPAQGNPGNPFNDFYFLPHPLHYLSGHYPENPVWQLIQSPVSLEDFERHIQCRENFAANQLTLLSHHRGVVPTREGEANIYIGVKHGVKMHCSLKNATGESTWKTVKLSRFVKQEARNGAAVFTVRPPTSGDFILEVFSSSDGSNKQRVCEYLIRCLRPMKDNKPFPHWGGRWGPGSEMKSHGLTPTSHEGAYVDCRKGKATIEFNMARELSFRTKLFQTSSGNPTFNRYAAHEIVDDVVRFKISAPEVGMFGLAIFVKEPETSEQFRLVCSYIISADQRAVNPSPFPTVGNGLFGPMQPLFAVLGLSTKSHHSAFIACDTGEVDIRISMKQVLDVAHDLIWENSEKKLDLEIFVYREILDREVRFLVRLLRFGKYRFTIYADGLDHEGDLPSVYNYCIVCKDRTTREGPFPPVSGTQWGRRFPAAQELLVVPKSHPKSDIDVAEALDIEMQSENPVDFKCCLYVWKAGIKPEYAQQFIKHQTNDGGTRTVVQMTFPQAGSYSLELFAASSGSQYRNVMNYHIRCHQPSPVSSPFNKSIEKNDEDEVEDVVPSFWAISSEEDNPKEAFKAELEREIEEDADDLDNDTVDKGDADNSEERESNEGAQDDKTMEDENVNNVVELQDIDPEEENIENVEEHRAMQIESAEGSDTMEEATTKEVENVSSEEEHQLAVQKHQNIALNPDVQDTKSEIDPKLKVEKLIASLTAAISMKNRSQLEELLEQLKGSQLDKEDETIIREAETLLKQLEVRQALRYAVASKLTANLETAIASAEPFASDVQDDLQEAKTTLSLIKLAEAISTNDRDQLEKLLPQLKGLQVDEEGETIIREAKVLLKQMDVRQELRDAITSKLKVDLESAIYNAEPFQLDMQEDLQEAKGTLSLIIRLEKLRRGIQQLNLRTLAEIRGYVRPPPAVLKVMTATLLLLGNINDKEKDWSTVKRLMGGNGRGRLIHRVNELIPADITPAMASGAQDQLKNLTLDDVTAVSTGAAAFYVWAAGMINEAEQEASSLEGAVSVA, via the exons ATGACGTGCTCCTTACAGCAGATCATCAAAGGGAAGCCTGCAAAAGTCATATTCAAACCAAAAACTTACATAGACAACAGCACATTCGAACGCCTGGACGAGTATGCTCTATCG GCACCACAGTCACTGAACAACGACTTCAAGAAGCTGGTTGCCTTCCTCACGAAGCAAGCAGAGACGGAATTGGAGACGGTTCGAGCTATGTTCTGCTGGGTCGCAGGGCAAGACGTCAACAACATGACCTTTCCAGAGACAGTTGGAGACGGCTCGCCAGACTGGTTCCTAAAGGAGATGAAAGAGAAGATGATGACAGATCTATATCCTGGTCTCTTTAACAAGCTCTGTCG ACTTGCCGGAATACAGTGTCACGTGGTCGACGGGTACGTCAAGACCAAACATCAGCCTCCAGGAACCCGCTTCCAGGACACCACACCGAACGGCAAGTGGAACATCGTGCTCATCGACGGCTGTTGGGGCATCATTGACACCCACTTGGGATCCACCAATACACTGAACACCGAACATCAAGAACCAGCTCAGGGAAATCCTGGGAACCCCTTTAACGACTTCTACTTTTTGCCTCACCCGCTCCACTACCTCAGTGGACACTATCCTGAAAACCCCGTCTGGCAACTGATACAGTCACCGGTGTCGCTAGAGGACTTTGAACGTCATATCCAATGTAGGGAGAATTTCGCCGCTAATCAGCTGACATTGCTGAGCCACCACAGAGGTGTGGTACCAACAAGGGAAGGCGAGGCCAACATCTACATCGGTGTTAAACACGGTGTCAAGATGCATTGTAGTCTAAAGAATGCAACAGGAGAATCGACCTGGAAGACCGTCAAGCTGAGTAGATTCGTTAAACAGGAAGCGAGGAATGGAGCGGCTGTTTTCACCGTCCGTCCGCCAACAAGCGGAGACTTCATCCTTGAGGTGTTCTCTTCCTCAGATGGAAGCAACAAGCAACGCGTTTGTGAATATCTCATCAGGTGTCTCCGACCGATGAAGGACAACAAGCCTTTCCCACACTGGGGAGGGCGTTGGGGGCCAGGCAGCGAAATGAAGTCACATGGTCTAACTCCAACATCACACGAAGGCGCTTACGTCGACTGCAGGAAAGGGAAGGCTACAATAGAGTTCAACATGGCGCGTGAGCTATCCTTTCGTACAAAGCTTTTTCAAACTTCATCCGGGAATCCTACCTTCAATCGTTACGCTGCTCACGAGATTGTGGACGACGTCGTCAGATTCAAGATCAGCGCACCAGAAGTAGGAATGTTTGGTCTGGCGATCTTTGTCAAGGAACCTGAAACCAGCGAGCAATTCCGACTTGTTTGTAGTTACATCATATCTGCTGACCAACGCGCAGTCAATCCGTCGCCTTTCCCGACAGTTGGAAATGGACTTTTCGGCCCGATGCAACCTCTGTTTGCAGTTCTAGGCTTGTCCACTAAAAGCCACCACAGTGCTTTTATTGCATGTGACACGGGAGAGGTCGACATCAGAATCAGCATGAAACAAGTCCTGGACGTAGCACACGATCTAATATGGGAAAATTCAGAGAAGAAATTAGATCTGGAAATCTTCGTGTATAGAGAGATCTTAGACAGGGAGGTGCGCTTTTTGGTCCGCTTGCTACGCTTCGGAAAGTATCGCTTCACCATCTACGCCGACGGGTTGGATCACGAAGGGGACCTTCCAAGCGTTTACAACTATTGTATCGTCTGCAAGGATAGGACAACGCGAGAAGGACCTTTCCCTCCTGTTAGTGGCACCCAGTGGGGACGCAGATTTCCTGCCGCCCAGGAACTGTTGGTGGTACCGAAAAGCCATCCAAAATCCGATATTGATGTTGCCGAAGCTCTTGACATAGAGATGCAGTCGGAGAATCCAGTCGATTTCAAGTGTTGTCTGTACGTATGGAAAGCTGGTATCAAACCGGAATACGCTCAACAGTTCATTAAGCATCAGACTAATGACGGAGGGACGCGGACCGTTGTACAGATGACGTTTCCCCAGGCTGGTAGCTACAGCTTGGAGCTCTTTGCTGCCTCCTCTGGTTCTCAGTACCGAAACGTTATGAACTATCACATACGCTGCCACCAGCCATCGCCAGTGTCCAGTCCTTTCAACAAgagtattgaaaaaaatgatgaagacGAAGTCGAGGATGTAGTACCAAGCTTCTGGGCTATTTCAAGCGAAGAGGACAACCCGAAAGAAGCTTTCAAGGCTGAGTTGGAGAGAGAGATAGAAGAGGACGCCGACGATCTCGACAACGACACTGTGGACAAAGGAGACGCTGATAATTCAGAAGAAAGAGAATCAAATGAGGGTGCGCAAGATGACAAAACAATGGAGGACGAAAATGTCAACAATGTTGTAGAATTGCAGGATATAGATCCCGAAGAAGAGAATATTGAAAATGTGGAGGAACATAGGGCAATGCAAATCGAGAGCGCAGAAGGGAGTGACACCATGGAAGAAGCAACAACAAAAGAGGTCGAAAATGTCTCATCAGAGGAAGAACACCAACTCGCTGTCCAGAAACACCAAAACATCGCCTTGAATCCTGATGTACAGGATACCAAAAGTGAAATTGACCCAAAGCTTAAGGTAGAGAAACTGATTGCCAGCCTAACCGCAGCTATCAGCATGAAAAACAGGAGCCAACTTGAGGAGCTACTTGAACAGCTGAAAGGTTCACAACTCGACAAGGAGGACGAAACTATTATCAGGGAAGCAGAGACCTTGCTGAAGCAGCTGGAGGTCAGGCAAG CTCTACGTTACGCTGTCGCTTCCAAGCTCACCGCGAACCTGGAGACCGCCATAGCCAGTGCCGAGCCATTTGCAAGTGACGTGCAGGATGACCTTCAAGAGGCGAAAACGACTCTCAGTCTCATCAAGCTAGCCGAAGCCATCAGCACGAACGACAGGGACCAACTTGAGAAGCTGCTTCCGCAGCTGAAAGGTTTACAAGTCGACGAAGAGGGCGAAACTATCATCAGGGAAGCAAAAGTTTTACTGAAGCAGATGGACGTCAGGCAAG AGCTTCGTGACGCAATCACTTCCAAACTCAAAGTGGACCTGGAGAGCGCCATTTACAATGCTGAGCCCTTTCAACTGGACATGCAGGAAGACCTTCAAGAGGCGAAAGGGACTCTCAGCCTCATCATCCGTTTGGAAAAACTGCGTCGCGGGATCCAACAGTTGAATCTTAGAACGCTGGCGGAGATCAGGGGGTACGTGCGCCCTCCTCCGGCAGTCCTGAAGGTCATGACTGCGACGCTTCTTCTCCTCGGAAACATCAATGACAAAGAAAAG GACTGGTCGACAGTAAAACGTCTGATGGGAGGCAATGGCCGCGGGAGACTGATACACCGGGTCAACGAACTCATCCCGGCAGACATCACACCTGCGATGGCATCAGGGGCTCAAGACCAGCTCAAGAACCTCACACTAGACGACGTGACAGCCGTAAGCACCGGAGCGGCAGCTTTCTATGTCTGG GCGGCGGGCATGATCAATGAAGCTGAGCAGGAAGCATCGTCTTTGGAGGGCGCAGTTTCTGTCGCCTGA
- the LOC136436679 gene encoding glucosamine-6-phosphate isomerase 2-like translates to MRLVILDDYDKASDWAARYIMNRILQFNPGPDKYFVMGLPTGSTPVGTYKKLIEFHKAEQLSFRYVKTFNMDEYVAIPRDHPESYHSFMWANFFKHIDILPENAHILDGNAEDLEEECRQYEEKIKEAGGVELFLGGIGPDGHIAFNEPGSSLVSRTRVKTLAKETIIANSRFFGGDLAKVPTMALTVGVGTVMDSREVMILITGAHKALALYKAIEEGVSHMWTVSAFQQHRKVIFVCDEDATLELKVKTVKYFKGLMHVHNKLIEPMENGPEKKKRKVDEGINK, encoded by the exons ATGCGTTTGGTTATCCTCGACGACTATGACAAGGCCAGTGACTGGGCGGCAAGGTATATCATGAACAGGATCCTACAGTTCAACCCTGGTCCTGATAAGTACTTTGTCATGGGGCTACCTACag GTAGCACTCCAGTTGGAACATACAAGAAGCTGATAGAATTCCACAAAGCTGAGCAGCTGTCCTTCAGATACGTCAAGACTTTTAATATGGACGAGTATGTGG CCATACCTCGTGATCACCCTGAGAGCTACCACTCCTTCATGTGGGCAAACTTCTTCAAACACATCGACATCCTGCCTGAGAACGCACACATTCTGGACGGCAACGCTGAGGACTTGGAAGAGGAGTGCAGACAGTACGAGGAGAAAATTAAAGAAGCCGGCGGAGTCGAACTGTTCCTTGGTG GTATTGGTCCAGATGGCCACATTGCCTTCAACGAGCCTGGCTCCAGCCTtgtgtccagaacacgagtCAAGACGCTTGCAAAGGAGACCATCATTGCCAACTCTCGTTTCTTCGGTGGTGACTTGGCCAAAGTGCCCACCATGGCGCTCACGGTGGGCGTTGGCACTGTTATGGATTCTCGAGAG GTGATGATCCTGATCACAGGAGCCCACAAGGCCCTGGCCCTGTACAAGGCTATAGAGGAGGGTGTGAGCCACATGTGGACGGTCTCTGCATTCCAACAACACAGAAAG GTCATCTTTGTTTGCGATGAGGACGCAACCTTGGAGCTGAAGGTCAAGACGGTCAAGTACTTCAAGGGTTTGATGCACGTCCACAATAAGCTGATCGAGCCCATGGAGAATGGACCTGAGAAAAAGAAACGAAAAGTGGACGAAGG GATAAACAAATGA